A genomic segment from Coriobacteriia bacterium encodes:
- a CDS encoding TetR/AcrR family transcriptional regulator, which produces MAAKRLASDRTATILDGLMELIAAEGFASLKVSEMASRLKCSTGTLYRIAPSKESLVVSAIKRWADRSLAQIKAEAESAPTAVEIARRYHDATVRLSSQMSNVFRRDIGDYESTRRVYEGIYRSQIEQFTTYLDDAVRAGQIKAFNTRFVAMLFRQMGLVLGRPAELDEVGISHEEALDQVNSLLWEG; this is translated from the coding sequence TGGGCTGATGGAACTCATCGCAGCCGAGGGGTTCGCGTCGCTGAAGGTCTCGGAGATGGCCAGTCGCCTGAAATGCTCGACGGGCACTCTGTACCGGATCGCCCCGAGCAAGGAGAGCCTCGTTGTCTCGGCGATCAAGCGGTGGGCCGACAGATCGCTCGCGCAGATCAAGGCGGAGGCCGAATCGGCTCCCACAGCGGTTGAGATCGCGAGACGGTATCACGACGCGACCGTGCGCCTTTCGTCACAAATGTCGAATGTGTTTCGTAGAGACATCGGCGACTACGAGTCCACACGCCGCGTCTACGAGGGCATCTACCGCAGCCAGATCGAGCAGTTCACCACCTACCTCGACGACGCGGTTCGTGCGGGTCAGATCAAGGCATTCAACACGCGCTTCGTTGCGATGCTATTTCGGCAAATGGGGCTGGTGCTAGGCCGGCCCGCTGAACTCGACGAGGTCGGGATCTCGCATGAGGAGGCCTTGGACCAAGTGAACTCGTTGCTCTGGGAGGG